A single region of the Halobacterium wangiae genome encodes:
- a CDS encoding DUF7522 family protein: MEPEPAYTPEELASELLSASRTSVGDSLRSITYFDEDNEEQLYLRSDLEPGADLVGFADNERLGFHSQVAYQDTELGNYQFTIRVFERGFLTRVIVGDHGCFVTTDEMPTEEFEELASAVGTVLGSHDPP, from the coding sequence ATGGAGCCGGAACCAGCGTACACGCCCGAGGAACTCGCATCGGAACTCCTGTCGGCGTCCCGGACGTCGGTCGGGGACAGTCTGCGCAGCATCACCTACTTCGACGAGGACAACGAGGAGCAGCTCTACCTCCGGAGCGACCTCGAACCGGGGGCGGACCTCGTCGGCTTCGCGGACAACGAACGCCTCGGGTTCCACTCCCAGGTCGCCTACCAGGACACCGAACTCGGCAACTACCAGTTCACCATCCGCGTGTTCGAGCGCGGCTTCCTCACCCGGGTCATCGTCGGCGACCACGGCTGCTTCGTCACCACCGACGAGATGCCGACCGAGGAGTTCGAGGAGCTCGCGAGCGCCGTCGGAACCGTCCTCGGCTCTCACGACCCGCCCTGA
- a CDS encoding PGF-CTERM sorting domain-containing protein, translating to MTKKATAVLLAVLLAASAVSTAAAATATGSSVAASEAQDGSAYAGTHVTFDVAENAVANYSVGGETALDSVKVQSGSESDGVFDGSVDLSAVTSISGSALSLSASANANAEVSTEGSASMTAHDNSHGILVVEAAGDDQVVVANVSSGADAEAESDQQVEVTTANGTQGAFIVVGNGSVAVNDDGDVSAQLEGDSRLVFRAYPDGKSEQSEQTESYIASGKATGEVYVDQQDGELVTDTVAYSQETAIEAEQSAEDTVSVTVERAREEGKIVVTSVSEAAVGAVSDLDVTVDGEAAAEASTYGELESAIGGDASKYMVKQSSSAEASAKVYVALNHFSQRNVEMQGSDGGTETTDGGSTTAADTADSGDGGETGGDVPGFGVGVALVALVGAALFAVRQ from the coding sequence ATGACAAAGAAAGCGACTGCTGTACTGCTGGCCGTACTGCTCGCCGCCAGCGCCGTGTCGACGGCGGCCGCAGCGACGGCGACCGGTAGCAGTGTCGCAGCGTCAGAGGCACAGGACGGGTCGGCGTACGCCGGGACGCACGTGACGTTCGACGTCGCGGAGAACGCCGTGGCGAACTACTCGGTCGGCGGTGAGACCGCACTCGACAGCGTGAAAGTCCAGTCCGGGTCGGAGAGCGACGGCGTCTTCGACGGCTCGGTGGACCTCTCGGCGGTGACGAGCATCAGCGGGAGCGCGCTCTCGCTGAGCGCGTCCGCGAACGCGAACGCCGAGGTATCGACCGAGGGCTCCGCGTCGATGACCGCCCACGACAACAGCCACGGGATCCTCGTCGTCGAGGCCGCCGGTGACGACCAGGTGGTCGTGGCGAACGTCTCCAGTGGCGCGGACGCCGAGGCCGAGTCCGACCAGCAGGTCGAAGTGACGACGGCCAACGGGACGCAGGGCGCGTTCATCGTCGTCGGGAACGGCTCGGTGGCGGTGAACGACGACGGCGACGTCTCCGCGCAACTCGAGGGAGACTCGCGGCTCGTCTTCCGCGCGTATCCGGACGGCAAGTCCGAGCAGTCCGAGCAGACCGAGTCGTACATCGCCTCCGGGAAAGCCACCGGCGAGGTGTACGTCGATCAGCAGGACGGCGAACTGGTGACCGACACGGTCGCCTACAGCCAGGAGACGGCCATCGAGGCCGAGCAGTCCGCCGAGGACACCGTCTCGGTGACCGTCGAGCGCGCCCGCGAGGAGGGCAAGATCGTCGTCACGAGCGTGAGCGAGGCAGCCGTCGGCGCCGTCTCGGACCTCGACGTGACCGTCGACGGTGAGGCCGCCGCGGAGGCGTCCACGTACGGCGAACTCGAGAGCGCCATCGGTGGCGACGCCTCGAAGTACATGGTGAAACAGTCGTCGTCGGCCGAGGCGTCGGCGAAGGTGTACGTCGCGCTCAACCACTTCTCGCAGCGCAACGTCGAGATGCAGGGCAGCGACGGTGGGACCGAGACGACCGACGGCGGGTCGACCACTGCGGCCGACACCGCCGACAGCGGTGACGGCGGCGAGACGGGCGGCGACGTGCCCGGGTTCGGCGTCGGCGTCGCGCTGGTCGCGCTCGTCGGCGCAGCACTGTTCGCCGTCCGGCAGTAG
- the mutL gene encoding DNA mismatch repair endonuclease MutL has protein sequence MSERIRRLDDATVAQIAAGEVVERPASVVKELVENSLDAGASSIDVTVENGGTDRVVVADDGHGMTGEDLRAAVRQHTTSKLGDASDLDGVATLGFRGEALYTVGSVSRMTISTRPRDAGDAGSELVVEHGDVGDLRPAGRPAGTTVDVAELFAETPARRKYLKRPATEFAHVNRAVTRYALANPGVSVSLTHDGREVFATTGTGDVRDAALAVYGREVAQSLREVDAAPDGPVERVHGYVSDPEATRATREYLATFVNGRSVRDAVLREAVLDAYGGQLANDRYPFTVLFVDVDGVDANVHPRKMEVRFEDEDGVKRAVREAVRDALLDSGLVRSRAPRGRSKPGDTEIAPESTSDAGGRTERSRPTDDESTGRPGDSGRRDRASASESTAGASRQSEFGESPPESVDETGEREASTSEPPRTNTADRSFDPPTENARLAPDDQDDGFERLPEMRVLGQLAGTYVVAETDDGLLLVDQHAADERVHYERLRERLDGTAQALVEPAELELTAGEAAVFDAALAELRALGFEATLDGRVASVEAVPAVLADALDPELARDVLAAFVADADDDPAGAAADALLADLACRPAVTGNTSLAEGRVVALLDALDDCENPFACPHGRPTLIRVDADELASRFERDYPGHGGRRRED, from the coding sequence GTGAGCGAGCGCATCCGGCGACTCGACGACGCGACGGTCGCCCAGATCGCCGCCGGCGAGGTGGTCGAGCGCCCCGCGAGCGTCGTGAAGGAACTCGTCGAGAACAGCCTCGACGCGGGCGCCTCGAGCATCGACGTGACCGTCGAGAACGGCGGCACCGACCGCGTCGTGGTCGCCGACGACGGCCACGGGATGACCGGCGAGGACCTCCGCGCGGCGGTGCGCCAGCACACCACGAGCAAACTCGGGGACGCCAGCGACCTCGACGGCGTGGCGACGCTGGGCTTCCGCGGGGAGGCGCTGTACACCGTCGGCTCGGTCTCCCGGATGACCATCTCGACCCGTCCGCGCGACGCGGGCGACGCGGGTTCGGAACTCGTCGTCGAACACGGCGACGTCGGCGACCTGCGACCCGCGGGGCGACCCGCCGGCACCACCGTCGACGTCGCCGAACTGTTCGCGGAGACGCCGGCGCGCCGGAAGTACCTCAAGCGCCCGGCGACGGAGTTCGCCCACGTCAACCGGGCGGTGACGCGGTACGCGCTCGCCAACCCCGGGGTATCGGTGTCGCTGACCCACGACGGCCGGGAGGTGTTCGCCACGACGGGCACCGGGGACGTGCGTGACGCCGCGCTCGCCGTCTACGGCCGGGAGGTCGCCCAGTCGCTGCGCGAGGTCGACGCCGCACCCGACGGTCCCGTCGAGCGTGTCCACGGGTACGTCTCGGACCCGGAGGCCACGCGCGCGACCCGGGAGTACCTCGCGACGTTCGTGAACGGGCGCTCGGTGCGCGACGCCGTGCTCCGGGAGGCGGTCCTCGACGCCTACGGCGGCCAGCTGGCCAACGACCGCTACCCGTTCACGGTGCTGTTCGTAGACGTGGACGGCGTGGACGCCAACGTCCACCCCCGGAAGATGGAGGTCAGGTTCGAGGACGAGGACGGCGTGAAGCGCGCGGTCCGGGAAGCCGTCCGGGACGCGCTGCTGGACTCCGGACTCGTGCGCTCGCGGGCACCCCGCGGCCGGTCGAAGCCCGGCGACACCGAGATCGCACCGGAGTCCACGAGTGATGCGGGTGGGCGAACGGAGCGGTCGCGTCCCACGGACGACGAATCGACGGGACGCCCGGGCGACAGCGGCCGCCGCGACCGGGCGAGTGCGAGCGAGTCGACCGCCGGCGCGAGTCGGCAGTCGGAGTTCGGGGAATCGCCGCCCGAGTCAGTGGACGAGACGGGCGAACGGGAGGCGTCGACCAGCGAACCACCCCGGACGAACACCGCCGACCGGTCGTTCGACCCGCCGACGGAGAACGCGCGGCTGGCGCCGGACGACCAGGACGACGGCTTCGAGCGCCTCCCCGAGATGCGCGTGCTCGGACAGCTGGCGGGGACGTACGTCGTCGCGGAGACCGACGACGGCCTCCTGCTGGTCGACCAGCACGCGGCGGACGAGCGCGTCCACTACGAACGCCTCCGCGAGCGACTCGACGGGACGGCCCAGGCGCTCGTCGAGCCCGCGGAACTGGAACTGACAGCCGGCGAGGCGGCGGTGTTCGACGCGGCGCTCGCGGAGCTCCGGGCGCTCGGCTTCGAGGCGACGCTCGACGGCCGCGTGGCGAGCGTCGAGGCGGTGCCGGCGGTGCTCGCGGACGCCCTCGACCCCGAACTGGCGCGGGACGTACTCGCGGCGTTCGTCGCGGACGCCGACGACGACCCGGCGGGCGCCGCGGCCGACGCGTTGCTCGCGGACCTGGCGTGTCGGCCTGCAGTCACCGGGAACACGTCGCTCGCGGAGGGACGGGTCGTCGCGCTGCTGGACGCGCTGGACGACTGCGAGAACCCGTTCGCGTGCCCGCACGGCCGGCCGACGCTGATCCGCGTGGACGCCGACGAACTGGCGTCACGCTTCGAGCGGGACTACCCGGGCCACGGCGGTCGACGGCGCGAGGACTGA
- a CDS encoding HTTM domain-containing protein produces the protein MRSNRSPGGRAAAALARRFGVDARSLAAFRIAVAALLLADLALRARHLRTFYTDAGVLPRAALQAQYPALSGLSLHAISGVAWVQVALFVVAGVAALALLVGYRTRAAAVVSWLLLVSLHARNPVVLSAGDSVLRRLLFWGLFLPLGARWSVDARRSEVTAPNRVVGVATAALLLQVVVVYAVNAALKFRGDAWPAGDATRYVFALDAYTLPLGDLLAGAPELLGVLSHAWLALLVASPLLVALTGRARSRLVAAFVVAHLGMAATMRLGLFPAVSVVALLPFLPGPVWDRLPALAWSPTAVLDDVLPRLPQPGVPPGVASAAHTAATVVAALALVGVLAWNAAALGYADAPEDVRAVVEPAEHRWDMFAPEPRQTTVDYVATGELASGERVVLFGDSVGHLPPPTRRGDVRWRTYGYDLRLAEYAPVRDDFARYLCSEWDRTHASDLVRVEIATVERTVRLDGPDATQRRDLASAACPGRADAE, from the coding sequence GTGCGGAGTAACCGGTCACCAGGTGGGCGCGCGGCCGCCGCGCTCGCCCGACGGTTCGGCGTCGACGCCCGGTCGCTCGCGGCGTTCCGTATCGCAGTCGCCGCGCTCCTGCTGGCGGACCTCGCGTTGCGCGCTCGCCACCTCCGGACGTTCTACACGGACGCAGGCGTACTGCCACGGGCGGCGTTGCAGGCCCAGTACCCGGCGCTGTCGGGGCTCTCGCTGCACGCCATCTCGGGTGTGGCGTGGGTCCAGGTGGCGCTGTTCGTGGTGGCCGGCGTCGCCGCGCTCGCGCTGCTCGTCGGCTACCGGACGCGCGCGGCTGCCGTCGTCTCCTGGCTGCTGCTCGTGTCGCTGCACGCCCGCAACCCCGTCGTGTTGAGCGCCGGCGACTCGGTCCTCCGCCGCCTCCTGTTCTGGGGGCTGTTCCTGCCGCTGGGCGCCCGGTGGTCGGTCGACGCGCGTCGGAGCGAGGTCACGGCGCCGAATCGCGTCGTCGGCGTCGCGACGGCGGCGCTCCTCCTGCAGGTCGTCGTCGTGTACGCGGTGAACGCTGCGCTGAAGTTCCGCGGCGACGCGTGGCCGGCCGGCGACGCGACCCGGTACGTGTTCGCGCTCGACGCCTACACGCTCCCGCTCGGCGATCTGCTCGCTGGCGCCCCGGAACTCCTCGGGGTCCTCTCGCACGCCTGGCTCGCACTGCTCGTCGCGTCGCCGCTCCTCGTCGCGCTCACTGGCCGAGCCCGGAGCCGCCTCGTGGCCGCGTTCGTCGTCGCCCACCTCGGGATGGCGGCGACGATGCGCCTCGGCCTCTTCCCCGCGGTCTCCGTGGTCGCGCTCCTGCCGTTCCTCCCCGGACCCGTCTGGGACCGCCTCCCGGCGCTGGCGTGGTCGCCGACGGCGGTTCTCGACGACGTGCTGCCACGGCTACCCCAACCAGGGGTCCCGCCAGGTGTCGCGTCGGCCGCCCACACCGCAGCCACAGTCGTCGCCGCCCTCGCGCTCGTCGGCGTCCTCGCCTGGAACGCGGCGGCGCTGGGGTACGCGGATGCCCCCGAGGACGTCCGGGCCGTCGTCGAACCGGCGGAGCACCGCTGGGACATGTTCGCCCCCGAGCCCCGGCAGACGACCGTCGACTACGTGGCGACCGGCGAACTCGCGTCCGGCGAGCGGGTCGTGCTGTTCGGCGACTCGGTGGGCCACCTGCCACCACCCACTCGGCGGGGTGACGTGCGGTGGCGGACGTACGGCTACGACCTGCGTCTGGCCGAGTACGCGCCGGTGCGCGACGACTTCGCTCGCTACCTCTGCTCGGAGTGGGACCGGACGCACGCGAGCGACCTCGTCCGGGTGGAGATCGCGACAGTCGAACGGACGGTCCGCCTCGACGGTCCGGACGCCACGCAGCGCCGGGACCTGGCGTCTGCGGCGTGTCCCGGTCGCGCCGACGCCGAGTAG
- a CDS encoding GNAT family N-acetyltransferase produces the protein MSIDIRPLDDDERWNELIEKAPDSTPFHRAEALDTLEKHGDATLYPLAGFKGQEPVGLFPVFTVSKGPMTAAYSPPPGLKVYNLGPVQLNVGKLKRRKRDRRHRRFIEGVIEWVEREESPRYWNFRTTFDYEDSRPFDWNGYEVEPRYTYLVDLDTSPDELLGRFSSDLRRNLSKEYDVDYEIAEEGPQAIDDIVELTRERHREQNEDFPVTAAYVRELADRLPEGTIRPYVCRIDGEIAGGLIDLESEHTAGAWIANGKTDAPIPVNDLLEWQVCLDAMDRGRTAFDLMGANHERIYSYKAKFAPTLVQYFSVKKWPPGLKTATGLYQAIR, from the coding sequence AGCACGCCGTTCCACAGAGCCGAGGCGCTGGACACGCTCGAGAAGCACGGTGACGCCACCCTCTACCCACTGGCGGGGTTCAAGGGTCAGGAACCCGTGGGACTGTTCCCCGTGTTCACCGTCTCGAAGGGGCCGATGACGGCCGCGTACTCGCCGCCGCCGGGGTTGAAGGTGTACAACCTCGGCCCCGTGCAGCTGAACGTCGGGAAGCTGAAACGCCGGAAGCGAGACCGCCGCCACCGGCGGTTCATCGAGGGGGTCATCGAGTGGGTCGAGCGCGAGGAGTCGCCCCGGTACTGGAACTTCCGGACGACGTTCGACTACGAGGACTCCCGCCCGTTCGACTGGAACGGCTACGAGGTCGAGCCCCGGTACACCTACCTCGTGGACCTGGACACGTCGCCCGACGAGTTGCTGGGGCGGTTCAGCTCCGACCTCCGGCGGAACCTCAGCAAGGAGTACGACGTCGACTACGAGATCGCCGAGGAGGGGCCACAGGCTATCGACGACATCGTGGAGCTGACTCGCGAGCGCCACCGGGAGCAGAACGAAGATTTCCCGGTGACGGCAGCGTACGTTCGCGAACTCGCCGACCGGCTCCCCGAGGGGACGATCCGGCCGTACGTCTGCCGCATCGACGGCGAGATCGCCGGCGGGCTCATCGACCTCGAGTCCGAACACACCGCAGGTGCGTGGATCGCCAACGGGAAGACCGACGCGCCGATCCCCGTGAACGACCTCCTCGAGTGGCAGGTGTGTCTGGACGCGATGGACCGGGGACGGACCGCCTTCGACCTCATGGGCGCGAACCACGAACGCATCTACTCGTACAAGGCGAAGTTCGCGCCGACCCTCGTCCAGTACTTCAGCGTGAAGAAGTGGCCGCCCGGGCTGAAGACCGCCACGGGGCTGTACCAGGCAATCCGGTAG